A section of the Campylobacter concisus ATCC 51562 genome encodes:
- the glmU gene encoding bifunctional UDP-N-acetylglucosamine diphosphorylase/glucosamine-1-phosphate N-acetyltransferase GlmU — MNNTSIIILAAGLGTRMKSKRPKVLFELCGEPMIIHILKQAYAITNDVSVVLHYEKELISQKIKEIFPQTKIFEQDHTNFPGTAGAIKSVNLSGEKVLVTCGDMPLVKSTDLMRLANAEADVVMSSFEAANPFGYGRVIIKNGKVEGIVEQKDASEAQLAIKSVNAGCYCFKREALEQILPLISNQNAQKEYYLTDAIKIANEKGLKCVAVNVNEQNFMGINDKFQLSIAEKIMQDEIKQNLMKAGVLMRMPESIFIDSRAKFEGECVLEENVSILGECVITESIIKSSSVIESSVIKNSDIGPLAHIRPNSEISDTHIGNFVEVKKGVLSGVKAGHLSYLGDCEIESGTNIGCGTITCNYDGKAKYKTKIGKNVFVGSDTQLVAPVNIADNVIIAAGSTITKDVESGALAISRARQENKSGFFEKFFGKDDVKK, encoded by the coding sequence ATAATTTTAGCGGCTGGTCTTGGCACCAGAATGAAATCAAAACGTCCAAAAGTCCTATTTGAACTTTGCGGTGAGCCAATGATCATTCACATCTTAAAGCAAGCTTATGCGATCACAAATGACGTTAGCGTCGTGCTTCACTACGAAAAAGAGTTAATTAGTCAAAAAATAAAAGAAATTTTCCCTCAAACTAAAATTTTTGAGCAAGATCATACAAATTTCCCAGGCACTGCTGGAGCGATAAAAAGCGTAAATTTAAGCGGCGAAAAGGTGCTTGTCACTTGCGGCGATATGCCTCTTGTAAAATCAACCGATCTAATGCGTCTAGCAAATGCCGAAGCTGACGTGGTTATGAGCTCTTTTGAAGCAGCAAATCCTTTTGGCTACGGCAGAGTCATCATAAAAAACGGCAAAGTTGAAGGTATCGTCGAGCAAAAAGATGCTAGCGAAGCGCAGCTTGCGATAAAAAGCGTAAATGCTGGCTGCTACTGCTTTAAACGCGAAGCGCTAGAGCAAATTTTACCGCTCATAAGCAACCAAAACGCGCAAAAAGAGTACTACCTAACAGATGCCATAAAAATAGCAAATGAAAAGGGCTTAAAGTGCGTTGCAGTAAATGTTAATGAGCAAAATTTCATGGGCATAAACGATAAATTTCAGCTTAGCATCGCTGAAAAGATCATGCAAGATGAGATCAAACAAAATTTGATGAAGGCTGGCGTTTTGATGCGCATGCCAGAGAGCATTTTCATAGACAGCAGGGCCAAATTTGAAGGCGAGTGCGTGCTCGAAGAAAACGTAAGTATCCTTGGCGAGTGCGTCATCACAGAGAGTATCATCAAAAGCTCATCAGTGATAGAAAGCAGCGTCATCAAAAACTCAGACATCGGTCCACTAGCTCACATCAGGCCAAATTCTGAAATTTCTGACACACACATAGGAAATTTTGTCGAAGTTAAAAAAGGCGTTCTTAGCGGCGTAAAAGCTGGGCATTTGAGCTATCTTGGCGACTGCGAGATAGAAAGTGGCACAAATATCGGTTGTGGCACGATCACATGCAACTACGATGGCAAAGCAAAATACAAAACCAAGATCGGCAAAAACGTCTTTGTTGGCTCAGATACGCAGCTAGTTGCCCCTGTAAATATTGCTGATAATGTCATCATCGCAGCAGGTAGCACCATCACAAAAGATGTTGAGAGTGGAGCGCTAGCGATTAGCAGAGCTAGACAAGAGAACAAAAGCGGCTTTTTTGAGAAATTCTTTGGCAAAGATGATGTTAAAAAATAA